One genomic region from Thermoplasmatales archaeon encodes:
- a CDS encoding ABC transporter ATP-binding protein: protein MDLRISNLSKSFGKIKALNSISMEISGNGVIGYLGPNGAGKTTTIKVMAGLIRPDSGDVFINGFSITSDKRTALSKISSVVETPSPYPYLTVKEYLLLIGSLRGMERNLVKNKIDELQKTFRLEDLNQSCGHLSKGNKQRVILMAALLPETEIIILDEPTSGLDPIESKIFRDYMKILKREKLLFISSHLMFEVSDLCDEVIFINKGKIISRMSVAEVNKMFEGKGALGMEEAYIKMIGGDK from the coding sequence GTGGATCTTAGAATTTCAAACCTTTCAAAGTCCTTTGGTAAAATTAAGGCACTAAATTCAATTTCTATGGAAATATCTGGGAATGGCGTCATAGGTTATCTTGGTCCAAACGGTGCTGGTAAGACAACTACCATAAAGGTAATGGCAGGTCTCATCAGACCCGATTCTGGAGATGTATTCATTAATGGTTTTTCCATAACGAGTGATAAACGCACTGCACTATCTAAGATCTCAAGTGTAGTTGAAACGCCATCTCCATATCCTTATCTGACAGTGAAAGAGTATCTTCTTCTTATTGGTTCACTGAGGGGCATGGAGCGAAACCTAGTCAAAAATAAGATTGATGAATTGCAGAAAACATTCAGATTGGAGGATCTGAATCAAAGTTGCGGTCATCTCTCCAAGGGTAACAAACAGAGGGTCATATTGATGGCTGCACTTCTTCCAGAAACAGAAATCATAATTCTTGATGAGCCCACATCGGGGCTTGATCCGATAGAATCTAAAATATTCCGCGATTACATGAAGATTTTGAAAAGAGAAAAATTGTTATTCATAAGTTCGCACCTCATGTTTGAAGTTTCTGACTTGTGTGATGAAGTTATCTTCATAAATAAAGGAAAGATAATATCGAGGATGTCTGTTGCTGAAGTCAATAAAATGTTCGAAGGCAAAGGAGCCCTGGGAATGGAGGAGGCGTACATTAAGATGATAGGCGGAGACAAATGA
- a CDS encoding nucleotidyl transferase AbiEii/AbiGii toxin family protein translates to MEPIGAFLRGNRLKLSELQDYVIDIIYDKYQSDALLYGGTAIWRCFGGTRFSEDIDMYLDKRSFDSFVSSLNKYGLRLIWQDPEFPTTVRISNNQAELLLETKEGYAENEIRAYSRIDGSTKTISVLSATELMVRKVEAYLGRRFIRDIYDLFVLTNWLDKRDYFIRTKLYRFLNEIPTPVDEQILSSLLYSGTSNLSFISMVTYIKRWLDEI, encoded by the coding sequence ATGGAACCAATAGGGGCATTCCTACGTGGAAATAGACTTAAGCTATCAGAACTCCAAGACTACGTGATTGATATTATCTATGATAAGTATCAATCAGATGCTTTGTTATACGGAGGGACGGCGATATGGAGATGTTTTGGAGGAACCAGATTCTCAGAGGATATAGATATGTACTTGGATAAGAGATCTTTCGACAGTTTCGTTTCCTCGCTTAACAAGTACGGTCTTAGACTTATATGGCAAGATCCAGAATTTCCAACCACAGTTAGGATATCAAACAATCAGGCTGAGCTCCTGCTGGAAACAAAGGAAGGGTACGCTGAAAATGAGATAAGAGCATACTCAAGAATTGACGGATCTACAAAGACAATAAGCGTTCTGAGCGCAACAGAGTTGATGGTGAGGAAAGTAGAGGCATATCTTGGTCGAAGATTCATCAGGGACATATACGATCTTTTTGTTCTAACGAATTGGTTAGATAAGCGCGATTATTTTATTAGAACCAAGCTTTACAGGTTCCTGAATGAGATCCCAACACCAGTCGATGAACAGATATTATCCTCTTTACTCTATTCAGGGACAAGCAATCTGAGTTTTATCAGTATGGTTACATACATTAAGAGGTGGCTTGATGAAATATGA
- a CDS encoding ABC transporter permease subunit → MKPSFMKVTNAFYLTFLRYYVRSWRFYGMLIVSALLSVMMATVYFSGAIKFPHLAASFISDVLGNVTLVIVVVAVFFGGDAFAQDFYSGTGLMILTQPISRISVYVGRLFGALTSGVLVIGVYYAVDAAASLYHYSSIPAGIVSSYGLAILFLLASLSFAFFFSTLFRSIPVSIISSFMLLFVGFLAIEQVVLQLGREPWYILTYGGDAIDAVPLPTYPPHISSYVINGVQVTSYFPTVAESVIIMLSYFAITTMISIIVYNARQLR, encoded by the coding sequence ATGAAGCCAAGTTTCATGAAAGTGACGAACGCATTCTACCTTACTTTTCTTCGTTACTACGTTCGGAGCTGGAGATTCTACGGAATGCTCATTGTTTCGGCGTTGCTTTCCGTTATGATGGCTACAGTCTACTTCTCCGGTGCCATCAAATTTCCACACTTGGCAGCCTCATTCATAAGCGATGTTCTTGGGAACGTAACCCTGGTTATAGTGGTGGTTGCGGTATTTTTTGGAGGGGATGCATTTGCTCAAGATTTCTATTCTGGCACAGGGCTCATGATCTTGACCCAGCCTATCTCAAGGATATCAGTTTATGTAGGAAGGCTCTTCGGCGCTCTCACATCTGGAGTTTTGGTGATTGGCGTTTACTATGCGGTAGATGCTGCAGCAAGCTTATATCACTACTCCTCAATCCCAGCAGGAATAGTAAGTTCCTACGGACTCGCAATCCTTTTCTTACTAGCCAGTTTGTCTTTTGCCTTCTTTTTCAGTACCTTGTTCAGGAGCATTCCTGTTTCTATCATATCATCATTTATGCTACTCTTCGTGGGTTTTCTAGCGATAGAACAGGTCGTACTTCAGTTAGGAAGGGAACCGTGGTACATTCTTACCTATGGTGGTGATGCGATCGATGCGGTCCCTCTTCCCACCTATCCACCCCACATTTCATCCTATGTTATCAACGGAGTTCAAGTAACATCTTATTTCCCGACGGTGGCAGAGTCGGTCATAATAATGCTCTCGTACTTTGCTATTACCACAATGATCTCCATTATAGTATATAATGCAAGACAGCTTAGATAG
- a CDS encoding type IV toxin-antitoxin system AbiEi family antitoxin domain-containing protein has protein sequence MKYEKSFIDFFSKHNLFSMSDARRFLSRLGASESYIRLMLHNMVHSGKVIKIGKGIYTLQENEAVVGFKFRPFYYGLEYALTIRKIWTQQSVPVIITRTKANPGTRELMGIKVIVHRIGPERFFGFDYMNYDGIFVPVSDPEKTLLDFTYYGIKLDPETMTELRNRIDESKLKDYSKRMFGKNRNIELIRQ, from the coding sequence ATGAAATATGAAAAATCATTTATAGATTTCTTTTCTAAACATAATCTTTTTTCTATGAGTGATGCAAGAAGGTTTCTGTCCCGTCTCGGCGCAAGTGAAAGCTATATCAGATTAATGCTTCACAATATGGTACACTCCGGGAAGGTAATAAAGATTGGCAAAGGGATCTATACTCTACAAGAAAATGAGGCCGTAGTTGGATTCAAATTTAGACCGTTCTATTACGGTCTCGAATATGCCCTTACGATCAGAAAAATATGGACACAACAATCAGTTCCTGTGATAATAACGAGAACTAAGGCGAATCCAGGAACGAGAGAACTCATGGGAATCAAGGTCATAGTACATAGAATCGGCCCAGAGAGATTTTTTGGATTTGATTACATGAACTATGATGGAATATTTGTTCCCGTATCAGATCCAGAGAAGACGCTTCTTGATTTCACATACTATGGGATTAAACTAGATCCTGAGACCATGACTGAGCTCAGAAATAGAATAGATGAATCAAAGTTGAAGGATTATTCTAAGAGAATGTTTGGAAAGAACAGAAATATCGAATTGATACGCCAATGA
- a CDS encoding alpha/beta hydrolase, which produces MMIKDRGIEEPKFQVLFYPPLDLDFFSESISEFSDGFFLTGDQTDLFAEMYMRNKDNALNSYLSPILHSDLSRLPEAVIITVEHDPLRDDGETYVAKLGSAGVQVTGIRAMRMIHGLLNFTLVLPVATGVADMVCPLSERNWVPALMSDPSPLSGLKREFVTNLMTGIYNSEFKKLKGTQKF; this is translated from the coding sequence ATGATGATCAAGGACCGCGGCATTGAAGAACCCAAGTTTCAGGTTCTATTCTATCCTCCTCTCGACCTGGACTTCTTCTCCGAATCAATAAGTGAATTCTCTGATGGGTTTTTCCTCACTGGAGATCAGACTGACTTGTTCGCAGAGATGTACATGAGAAATAAGGATAATGCTCTAAACTCCTATTTATCTCCGATACTGCACAGCGATCTCTCACGATTGCCTGAAGCAGTAATCATAACAGTAGAGCATGATCCCCTTAGGGACGATGGGGAAACCTATGTTGCGAAGCTTGGATCGGCAGGCGTTCAGGTGACCGGCATAAGGGCAATGAGAATGATTCATGGGTTGCTGAACTTTACACTGGTTCTTCCTGTTGCTACAGGCGTTGCCGACATGGTTTGTCCCTTGTCGGAAAGAAACTGGGTTCCGGCCCTCATGAGTGATCCGAGCCCTCTAAGTGGCTTGAAAAGAGAGTTTGTAACCAATCTTATGACGGGGATTTATAATAGTGAATTTAAAAAGCTTAAGGGGACACAAAAATTCTAG